The Sphaeramia orbicularis chromosome 16, fSphaOr1.1, whole genome shotgun sequence genome window below encodes:
- the bnipl gene encoding bcl-2/adenovirus E1B 19 kDa-interacting protein 2-like protein, with amino-acid sequence MMSSIEQNTDTDETPRAPTGAVGAQNIQDMELREEWQDDGFPRPLPEDCGNPEEVESPTNGGRPAPPTTLALSGTVVGGAKKRLVAPTMNLTLCRRDSHDPSSDGFSAAALSGTAEDAISLDINLEALETPSDSETGTLPDGTELEWEDDLPRVARSGSGARAEAVVKDPGLEDLDQELDQVDSKGRRWRRFCINGHEFHVDMSVLEPYLQVLSHGGYYGDGMNAIILFTSCYLPENTVEDYEYVMDNLFRYIVGTLDLMVSENYLLVYLCAMAPRNKLPAIRWLHQCYTSIDRRLKKDLKGLLVVHPAWYIRALITVVKPFISEKFSRKIRFVQTLQELSEFIPTDRLQIPDAIRQFDEKLNR; translated from the exons ATGATGAGCAGCATCGAGCAGAACACGGACACGGATGAAACACCCAG GGCTCCTACAGGGGCCGTGGGGGCCCAAAACATCCAGGACATGGAGCTGAGGGAGGAGTGGCAGGACGACGGCTTCCCCAG GCCTCTCCCGGAGGATTGTGGGAATCCAGAAGAGGTTGAAAGTCCAACAAATGGAGGCCGACCAG CCCCGCCTACCACTCTGGCCCTGTCAGGTACAGTCGTGGGTGGAGCTAAGAAGCGTCTGGTGGCGCCTACAATGAACTTGACGCTGTGTAGGCGGGACTCTCATGACCCGAGTTCTGACGGTTTCTCAGCCGCCGCTCTCTCTGGGACGGCTGAGGATGCCATTTCACTGGACATCAACCTGGAGGCGCTAGAGACGCCATCCGACAGCGAGACGGGGACGCTGCCTGATGGGACTGAGCTCGAGTGGGAAG ATGACCTTCCCCGTGTGGCAAGAAGTGGATCTGGGGCCAGGGCTGAGGCTGTGGTCAAAGATCCTGGTTTAGAGGATCTGGATCAGGAACTGGACCAGGTAGACAGCAAGGGGCGCCGATGGAGAAGGTTCTGCATCAACGGACACGAGTTCCACGTGGACATGAGCGTCCTGGAACCGTACCTGCAGGTTCTGTCGcacggag GTTATTATGGCGATGGGATGAACGCCATCATCCTGTTTACTTCCTGTTACCTGCCAGAAAACACAGTGGAGGACTATGAATATGTTATGGACAACCTGTTCAG GTACATCGTAGGCACGTTGGACCTGATGGTTTCGGAGAACTACCTGCTGGTCTACCTGTGTGCTATGGCTCCTAGAAACAAACTACCAGCCATCAGGTGGCTCCACCAGTGCTACACCTCCATCGACAGACG GTTGAAGAAGGACCTGAAAGGGCTGCTGGTGGTTCATCCAGCCTGGTATATCCGAGCCCTCATCACTGTGGTCAAACCCTTCATCAG TGAGAAGTTCAGCAGGAAGATCCGCTTCGTCCAGACTCTGCAGGAGTTATCAGAGTTCATCCCCACAGACCGACTGCAGATCCCTGACGCCATCAGGCA GTTTGATGAGAAGCTG